The following are encoded together in the Cicer arietinum cultivar CDC Frontier isolate Library 1 chromosome 2, Cicar.CDCFrontier_v2.0, whole genome shotgun sequence genome:
- the LOC140919430 gene encoding uncharacterized protein — protein MASVSGVGGSAGGSGGSDGSGGTGTAAIRGISKTSRGKKKVAKRVVNDPSLMPMPSIGTSGGAIPLYPEVPVEPYTLDEIMDPGCVDCYNRIVIIPEGDGYLPFKSSAKAIAEVIQEKYKKPWLSWGEIKEDKTPQIREVDQFLHCFKNIPITIDDWRDKGLNDAKDILWADIQTAFAIDELQDTKSDQPLGSHIFV, from the exons atggcttcagtgtcgggagtaggaggatctgcaggaggatcaggaggttcggatggatcgggaggaacaggaacggcggcaatacgaggaatatccaaaacatcacgtggtaagaaaaaagttgctaaacgtgttgttaatgacccatctctcatgccgatgccgtccattggtactagtggtggagctattcctctatatccggaggtcccagtagagccttataccttagacgaaataatggatcccggatgtgttgattgctacaaccgcattgtcatcattccagaaggagatgg atatcttccttttaaatcatctgcaaaggcaattgctgaagtcatacaagagaaatataaaaaaccatggttgtcttggggtgagataaaagaggataagacacctcaaattagggaagttgatcagtttttacattgtttcaaa AATATCCCCATcacaattgacgattggagagataaggggTTGAATGATGCGAAAGATATACTATGGgctgatatacaa actgcttttgCTATTGACGAG TTGCAAGACACCAaatccgatcaaccgttgggtAGTCATatctttgtgtaa